A portion of the Agelaius phoeniceus isolate bAgePho1 chromosome 29, bAgePho1.hap1, whole genome shotgun sequence genome contains these proteins:
- the SCAMP4 gene encoding secretory carrier-associated membrane protein 4, with protein sequence MAEKVNNFPPLPKFIPLKPCFYQNFADEIPIDYQFLVKRIYHVWIFYCITLAVNLIACLAWWIGGGSGANFGLAILWLVLFSPCGYICWFRPAYKAFRSDSSFNFMAFFFIFGAQFLLTVLQAIGFSGWGACGWLAAITFFSTSVAAAVFMLFPAIMFTMSAVAMFICIIRVHKIYRGAGGSFQKAQDEWNSGAWRNPPSREAQYSNFSGNSLPEYPTVPNYPSANQWP encoded by the exons ATGGCAG AAAAGGTGAATAACTTCCCACCACTCCCCAAGTTCATCCCTCTGAAACCATGTTTCTACCAGAATTTTGCTGATGAAATTCCCATCGATTACCAGTTCCTGGTGAAGAGAATCTATCATGTGTGGATCT TTTACTGCATCACGCTGGCCGTGAACCTCATCGCCTGCCTGGCCTGGTGGATcgggggaggctctggggccAACTTTGGCCTGGCCATCCTCTGGCTCGTCCTCTTCAGCCCCTGTGGCTACATCTGCTGGTTCCGACCTGCCTACAAAGCCTTTCG GTCGGACAGTTCCTTTAATTTCATGgcctttttcttcatctttggGGCTCAGTTCCTCCTCACGGTCCTGCAGGCGATCGGCTTCTCCGGATGGGGAGCGTG TGGATGGTTGGCAGCCATCACCTTCTTCAGCACCagtgtggcagctgctgtgttcaTGCTGTTCCCTGCCATCATGTTCACCATGTCAGCAGTTGCCATGTTCATCTGCATTATAAGG GTACATAAAATCTACCGAGGGGCTGGTGGAAGCTTCCAGAAGGCTCAAGATGAGTGGAACAGCGGCGCATGGAGGAAccctcccagcagggaggcccAGTACAGCAATTTTTCTGGGAACAGCCTGCCAGAGTATCCCACAGTGCCCAACTACCCCTCTGCAAACCAATGGCCTTAA